The bacterium genome includes a region encoding these proteins:
- a CDS encoding FliA/WhiG family RNA polymerase sigma factor, which yields MSAPNLQVIWHRYKIGGDVKARDTLIQHYAYLVKITAGRVVTSLPPNVERDDLVSAGIIGLIKAIDQFDTKREVKFETYAIALIRGAILEMLREEDWVPRSVRERVKALERTYVELESHLGRPATEEEVAEAMGLEMDAFHTLLADTGRASLLSLDDIVLSSEGNEKIHLADVVCDDSADTSGDVESSAMRQSLGEGIDRLPDREKLVIALYYYEGLTFKEIGKILEVSESRVYQLHTQAVLRLRGYLQRDLALFH from the coding sequence ATGAGCGCACCTAATTTGCAGGTGATCTGGCACAGGTACAAGATCGGTGGAGATGTGAAGGCGCGAGATACGCTGATCCAGCATTATGCGTATTTGGTGAAAATTACTGCCGGACGTGTAGTAACGAGTCTTCCTCCAAATGTTGAGCGTGACGATCTGGTAAGCGCGGGAATTATTGGTCTTATAAAAGCTATAGACCAGTTCGATACCAAGCGCGAAGTCAAGTTCGAGACGTATGCAATCGCTCTGATTCGTGGAGCGATTCTGGAGATGCTGCGTGAGGAAGACTGGGTGCCACGGTCGGTCAGAGAGAGAGTCAAGGCTCTTGAAAGGACCTATGTCGAGCTGGAGAGCCATCTTGGGCGACCTGCCACTGAAGAAGAAGTGGCTGAAGCGATGGGTTTGGAGATGGATGCATTTCATACGCTGCTTGCCGACACAGGCCGTGCATCGCTCCTGAGTTTGGACGACATTGTCCTTTCTAGTGAAGGCAATGAGAAGATACATCTGGCGGATGTGGTCTGTGATGATTCCGCAGACACTTCAGGTGATGTAGAGTCGTCAGCGATGAGACAATCTCTTGGCGAGGGTATCGACCGACTGCCTGATAGGGAAAAACTGGTAATTGCTCTTTACTATTATGAAGGTCTCACATTCAAAGAGATCGGAAAAATTCTTGAGGTATCAGAGTCCAGGGTCTATCAGCTTCACACGCAGGCTGTCCTGAGGCTGAGGGGCTATTTACAGCGCGACTTGGCGCTGTTCCATTAA
- a CDS encoding peptidyl-prolyl cis-trans isomerase: MHKIRFSLIAIVVLAILSTLLAGCGRKGLVKINGEKVSKDEFYSRLEQVPVQTQQGTKMAGQYVIEQIIGEKLIQGLAEKEGVAPTSQQIDKKITAIKKESGGDLAKVLAQRSMTMDDLKKQLTIQQALVNVVSKGVTVPDADVKKAYEQALAAKNSPFKRPAQVFVSVIINSDKKAVDKAYKMISSGTDFTTVALQTNDIPMLKQSQGKLGWVGKEDKQFGDQIRNFAFSSETGKFSKPFEDGGKWVIVRAERKRPQRIQKYNDVKDMIREQIAVAKGSQTGTFREDMQKFTKESDIVVNAERYKGIVDNIKKEAAKSLEEKLKPTSDKTPVAK; the protein is encoded by the coding sequence ATGCACAAGATTAGATTTAGTCTGATCGCTATAGTGGTACTGGCAATATTGAGCACACTACTTGCAGGCTGCGGAAGGAAGGGCCTTGTCAAGATAAATGGCGAGAAAGTCTCGAAAGATGAGTTCTATTCAAGACTCGAGCAGGTGCCCGTACAGACTCAGCAGGGGACAAAAATGGCGGGTCAATATGTGATCGAGCAGATCATCGGTGAGAAGCTCATTCAAGGGCTTGCCGAGAAGGAAGGCGTGGCGCCGACTTCGCAGCAGATCGACAAAAAGATTACAGCGATCAAAAAAGAGAGCGGGGGAGACCTGGCAAAGGTACTTGCTCAGCGCAGTATGACGATGGACGATCTCAAGAAACAGCTCACCATTCAGCAAGCTCTGGTGAATGTTGTTTCCAAGGGTGTCACCGTCCCTGATGCTGATGTCAAAAAGGCATATGAACAGGCCCTTGCGGCAAAGAACTCGCCATTCAAGCGTCCGGCTCAGGTGTTCGTAAGTGTCATTATCAACTCAGACAAGAAGGCTGTGGACAAAGCCTACAAGATGATTTCGAGCGGCACTGATTTTACCACAGTTGCCCTGCAGACCAACGACATTCCAATGCTCAAGCAGAGCCAGGGTAAGCTCGGCTGGGTCGGCAAGGAAGATAAGCAGTTCGGAGACCAGATAAGAAACTTTGCTTTTTCATCCGAGACGGGTAAGTTCAGCAAACCGTTTGAGGATGGCGGCAAGTGGGTTATTGTGAGAGCAGAGCGCAAACGGCCGCAGCGGATCCAGAAATATAATGACGTGAAGGATATGATCCGCGAGCAGATTGCTGTTGCAAAAGGTTCGCAGACAGGCACATTCCGCGAGGATATGCAGAAGTTTACCAAGGAATCGGACATTGTAGTCAATGCCGAGAGATACA